AGGTAGTAGATGCCCCTTCCCCATCCGTCGGTTTCGATGGTGAAGGTGTGCAGTCCCACGATACGAAATGCCTCCGAGGAGTACACCGCGCGACCCAGCAGATCGTATGCGGTGATATCTACCGATTCTGATCTGCTTGAGTGGAAACGAAGGTTCAGTGCGCCGCTGCCGGGCTGCGGGTAGATATCCACGGCGAACAATCCCGGAACGGGGAACTCCGCATCGAGTACATCGACGGTGAATGGATCCGAGACATTCTCACATCCGTCACCGTTCCGCACGATGACTCTGTACACACCAACATCATCGAGTTTGTAAGATCGTCCGGTAGCGCCGGGAATGGACGTGGTGTCCTTCATCCACTGCCAGCTCGTGGCAGGATCCGTTCGCAGACTGTCCCCGCTGCGCGTAATCATCGGCTTCGGCGGCAGGGGTACTGCGGTTACGTTGATGGTATCCGACATCGCGGTCTGACCGAAGTAATCGGTTACCTCCACCCAGAACGCACCGCTCTGCGTGACTTCGATGCGGCGCGTTGTATCGCCTTTTGACCACAGGTACGTTTCATACCCGGCACCTCCATCGAGTATAAGGGACTCTCCCTCACAGAACGTGAGAGCACCAAGTGGGTTGATCTTAACGGACAATGGAGCAGTGAGCGGCGGAATCGTGATCGTGACCTGACACATTGTTGAGTCCGCATTCGCTGTCTTTACCCAAATTTGAATATCATACTGCTGCGCGGTTAGTGTTCGGGGGTGCTTGACCATCCACATGACGCTGCCGGATTGTGCGCTGGATAACCGTGACGGCAGAATGCGTTTCGTATTGTTGTCGGGCGCATCGATATCTGCCAGAGAGAGATCAGGCGGGAGGATGATGGTCGCAAAAACGGAATCCGTTCGCAGCCCCCCGGTATTCGTGACCGTCAGCGTCACGGGAAATGGCATCGGGGCATACACACCTCTCACGGTATCCGCCACGAGAGTCGGGACATTGATACCGCATTCGAGAATGGGATCCGTGGGCGGAATGTACACCGGGGTGCAGCAGGTTACGTCCCTGTGATTATCCGCCATCGCCGTGATACATATCTGTGTGGCGACACCGTTGCTCCGTCTTTTGGCGGACACCTGCCAGCGCACTTCCGTATAGGCTCCGGTATCGATATCTGCTGGGACACCGGGCTGTTCGTCTGAAAGCGGGGACACCAGCTCAATGTCATTGGCGTTGTACGCGATTTTGAAGCGGACGTTTTCCACGCTCCAGTCTCCCTGATTTCCGAAACGTCCGACGACCTCGAAGGGATTGGGGAGATAATCGTTGATGGCGCGTTGCCATGTCAATTCCAGGGGCGCATCGACATCACAGGTCAGAATTGGGAGCTGTGGATAAATGCAGATTTCCCCGGAGGTAAACTTCGGCAGGAAACAGCCCTGCTCTAACACACCGTCCGAC
The bacterium genome window above contains:
- a CDS encoding VWA domain-containing protein, whose translation is MARRFLFLAIALSCMSGATYAQPYLNFKRAAVNWPTIELYFSVACDGTPAYNMAKEDFSVFENGVEVKDFTMSCPDPSQHCPASVALVFDASGSMSGAGNAGAMAAGHAFVDRMDESVDEAVVLWFNERVNIAQQTTRLQFLLHAAIDSLPVGGATAVWDGAYEGIFELINNGINPCRAVILLCDGADNSSTRTPAEIINLAINNHIRVYTVAYGSNVNAVELEMIAILTGGRYYRTPDAGQLASIYDEIATILFQGFQECVITYERDCADGEMRSVELHLTDFCGGTDVKTRSYRAPSDSSTYSDLYMEVGTRTGEGRSDITIPLELLTPAGDKLFYPFEYTLLYDKSKLVFLGAEAPPGTLLENVGINATEVAGGMRVQTTDRKLLSGTGTLMELTFRASDPDDTTCVQIDGSDGVLEQGCFLPKFTSGEICIYPQLPILTCDVDAPLELTWQRAINDYLPNPFEVVGRFGNQGDWSVENVRFKIAYNANDIELVSPLSDEQPGVPADIDTGAYTEVRWQVSAKRRSNGVATQICITAMADNHRDVTCCTPVYIPPTDPILECGINVPTLVADTVRGVYAPMPFPVTLTVTNTGGLRTDSVFATIILPPDLSLADIDAPDNNTKRILPSRLSSAQSGSVMWMVKHPRTLTAQQYDIQIWVKTANADSTMCQVTITIPPLTAPLSVKINPLGALTFCEGESLILDGGAGYETYLWSKGDTTRRIEVTQSGAFWVEVTDYFGQTAMSDTINVTAVPLPPKPMITRSGDSLRTDPATSWQWMKDTTSIPGATGRSYKLDDVGVYRVIVRNGDGCENVSDPFTVDVLDAEFPVPGLFAVDIYPQPGSGALNLRFHSSRSESVDITAYDLLGRAVYSSEAFRIVGLHTFTIETDGWGRGIYYLHIHHGGVNTIRAVQIR